In Flavobacterium endoglycinae, one DNA window encodes the following:
- a CDS encoding glycoside hydrolase family 125 protein gives MQSRRKFIKNAGIFSAGLLALQTEAFGFNSDTFQFPLKDFVSKRPPVAERKFTSKAIEAAIVRIKKQIANPELAWIFENCFPNTLDTTVDFEIIDGKPDTYVITGDIDAMWLRDSTAQIWPYIPFVKEDPKLAELVKGVINRQAKCILLDPYANAFYKDFTKESEWKNDLTKMQPGIHERKWEIDSLCYPVRLAHGYWKETGDISLFDAKWKEAMLLILQTFKEQQRLDGKGGPYSFQRQTAWATDGVPLGGYGYPVKPCGLIVSTFRPSDDSTLFGYLIPSNMFAIEILGYLIEIFSLPALKDNDLVAKATELRDQVQKGLNEHGIINHPKFGKIIAFEVNGYGSFHMMDDANVPSLLSLPYLGAIAPNDPLYLNTRKVVLSENNPFFYKGKAGEGIGGPHTGVDTIWPMSIVLRAITSVDEKEIKACISNLIKTNADTGFMHESFHKDDVNKFTRKWFAWANTLFGEMIVHTSIHYPQILKDKNI, from the coding sequence ATGCAGTCACGTAGAAAATTTATAAAAAACGCTGGCATTTTTTCAGCAGGATTATTAGCACTTCAAACAGAAGCTTTTGGGTTCAATTCAGATACTTTTCAGTTTCCTTTAAAAGATTTTGTTTCGAAAAGACCTCCAGTTGCCGAAAGAAAATTTACGAGTAAAGCAATTGAAGCTGCCATTGTCCGCATTAAAAAACAAATTGCTAATCCTGAATTGGCTTGGATATTCGAAAACTGTTTTCCAAATACATTAGATACAACAGTCGATTTCGAAATTATCGACGGAAAACCAGATACCTATGTAATTACAGGAGATATCGATGCCATGTGGCTGAGAGACAGTACAGCACAGATTTGGCCGTATATTCCGTTTGTAAAAGAAGATCCAAAATTGGCTGAATTAGTAAAAGGTGTAATCAATCGTCAAGCGAAATGTATTCTGCTGGATCCGTATGCAAATGCTTTTTATAAAGATTTTACCAAAGAAAGTGAATGGAAAAATGACCTTACCAAAATGCAGCCTGGAATTCATGAAAGAAAATGGGAAATCGACAGTTTGTGTTATCCAGTTCGATTAGCGCACGGCTATTGGAAAGAAACAGGAGACATCAGCTTATTTGATGCAAAATGGAAAGAAGCCATGCTTTTAATTCTTCAGACTTTTAAAGAGCAGCAAAGATTAGACGGAAAAGGCGGACCATATAGTTTTCAGCGTCAGACAGCTTGGGCAACAGACGGAGTTCCGTTGGGCGGTTATGGTTATCCTGTAAAACCTTGCGGGTTAATTGTTTCGACTTTCAGACCAAGCGACGATTCTACTTTGTTTGGTTATTTGATTCCGAGTAATATGTTTGCGATTGAAATCTTAGGTTATTTAATTGAAATTTTCTCTCTTCCAGCTTTAAAAGACAATGATTTGGTGGCAAAAGCGACAGAACTAAGAGATCAGGTTCAAAAAGGTTTAAACGAACACGGAATCATCAATCATCCTAAATTCGGGAAAATTATTGCTTTTGAAGTCAACGGATACGGCAGCTTTCACATGATGGACGATGCGAATGTTCCTTCATTATTATCATTGCCTTATTTAGGCGCTATTGCTCCAAATGATCCTTTATATTTAAATACCAGAAAAGTAGTTTTATCAGAAAATAATCCGTTTTTCTACAAAGGAAAAGCAGGAGAAGGTATTGGAGGTCCACACACAGGAGTCGATACCATCTGGCCTATGAGTATAGTTTTAAGAGCCATTACCAGTGTTGATGAAAAAGAAATAAAGGCCTGCATCAGCAATTTAATTAAAACCAATGCCGATACTGGATTTATGCACGAATCATTTCATAAAGACGATGTAAATAAGTTTACCCGTAAATGGTTTGCGTGGGCCAATACCTTATTTGGTGAAATGATTGTACACACAAGTATTCATTATCCTCAAATTTTAAAAGACAAAAATATCTAG
- a CDS encoding ROK family protein, translating to MNTSYAIGLDIGGTHITAAVINKTDMKVLDFSVCKESFDSNLPADQVMNIWKKVICTAIENSKIKNITGIAVCMPGPFDYKNGICWIKDQSKYEHFYGLNIRELLLETLGFSTDFPVLFENDAVCFGKGEVFKQQKNLSKKVMAVTLGTGLGACFIDKGVSISSGDSVPVDGEIYNLPYQDGMAEDYISVRGLLSHYKSLSGTVLNNGLELYNLAKSGDQSAIKVFGKMGEDLAAVVIPWIKNFKADHIIIGGKIANASDLFLSSFNKTIQESSLKIEVSISNDNEIAALLGAVSFLCD from the coding sequence ATGAATACATCATATGCCATTGGGCTGGATATAGGAGGAACGCACATTACTGCGGCGGTTATCAATAAAACAGATATGAAAGTTTTGGATTTTTCGGTCTGTAAAGAATCTTTTGATTCGAATTTACCCGCAGATCAGGTTATGAATATTTGGAAGAAAGTAATCTGTACAGCAATAGAAAATTCTAAAATAAAAAATATTACCGGAATTGCCGTTTGTATGCCGGGACCGTTTGATTATAAAAATGGAATCTGCTGGATAAAAGATCAATCTAAATACGAACATTTTTACGGATTAAACATAAGGGAATTGCTTTTGGAAACTCTTGGTTTTTCTACAGATTTTCCAGTTCTTTTTGAAAATGACGCTGTTTGTTTTGGAAAAGGGGAAGTTTTTAAACAACAGAAAAATCTTTCTAAAAAAGTAATGGCTGTCACATTAGGCACAGGATTAGGAGCATGTTTTATTGACAAAGGAGTTTCAATAAGTTCTGGAGATTCTGTTCCTGTTGATGGGGAAATTTATAATTTACCTTATCAAGATGGTATGGCAGAAGATTATATTTCAGTTAGAGGTCTTTTATCACATTACAAATCTTTAAGTGGTACTGTGCTAAATAATGGTTTAGAATTGTATAATCTGGCGAAAAGCGGAGATCAGTCCGCTATTAAAGTATTTGGAAAAATGGGGGAGGATTTAGCGGCAGTTGTGATTCCGTGGATTAAAAACTTCAAAGCTGATCATATTATTATTGGCGGAAAAATTGCCAATGCAAGCGATTTGTTTTTATCTTCATTCAATAAAACAATTCAGGAATCTAGTTTGAAAATCGAGGTTTCTATTTCAAATGACAATGAAATTGCGGCCTTGTTGGGAGCAGTTAGTTTTCTTTGTGATTAA
- a CDS encoding DsbA family oxidoreductase produces the protein MKIEIWSDIMCPFCYIGKRQLETALKQFPENEFEIEWKSFQLDPSITPQPGKDVYTYLAERKGMTLEQSKEMHKGVAERAKSVGLDYNFDKAVISNSLEAHRIIQLAKTKKLGDEIEEIFFKAYFTEGRDLNDGPTLIELAEKAGLNKEEVLDVLQSDTLFIKEVEHDINEAQQIGVQGVPFFVFDRKYAVSGAQPVEAFVQTIKEGLK, from the coding sequence ATGAAAATAGAAATTTGGTCGGATATCATGTGTCCGTTTTGTTATATCGGAAAAAGACAATTGGAAACGGCTTTAAAACAGTTTCCCGAAAATGAATTTGAAATCGAGTGGAAAAGTTTCCAGCTTGATCCATCTATTACACCACAACCCGGAAAAGACGTTTATACGTATTTAGCGGAACGAAAAGGCATGACGCTTGAACAATCAAAAGAAATGCACAAAGGTGTCGCAGAACGTGCTAAAAGTGTTGGTTTGGATTATAACTTTGATAAGGCTGTTATTTCAAATTCATTAGAAGCTCACAGAATTATTCAGCTTGCTAAAACTAAAAAATTAGGCGATGAAATCGAAGAGATTTTCTTTAAAGCTTATTTTACAGAAGGAAGAGATTTAAACGATGGCCCAACTTTAATTGAACTTGCTGAAAAAGCAGGATTAAATAAAGAAGAGGTTCTGGACGTATTGCAAAGCGATACTCTTTTTATTAAAGAAGTAGAACACGATATTAACGAAGCGCAGCAAATTGGTGTTCAAGGTGTTCCTTTCTTTGTTTTTGACCGAAAATATGCCGTATCAGGCGCACAGCCGGTTGAAGCTTTTGTACAGACAATAAAAGAAGGTTTGAAATAA